A genomic stretch from Elusimicrobiota bacterium includes:
- a CDS encoding PIN domain nuclease codes for MIIHIMRILVGLAGPLIGYTQISRDAQGILMGLLASGFIIGVELLVERIPLDAIISAVIGAVIGLVAARLSNWAIFLLDNEPLYAIAQKYSLVTHFFLAALGVMIAIQKRSELELLDRDLIVKGGKKKSLTTYLVDTSVLIDGRIADICDTKFIAGTLVVPRFILRELQAVADSGDGAKRARGRRGLDILARLQENPDIPVRLFDKDFPEIKEVDSKLVALGKDLGARVLTTDFNLNKVAALQGITVLNVNDLANALRPVVLPGEPMTLFVLKEGKEREQGVAYLDDGTMVVVEDGRRAIGQKVKVTVASILQTSAGRLIFAKLQKGPMEVSPSSGPAEQAAHPDL; via the coding sequence GTGATCATTCATATCATGAGAATACTGGTGGGGTTGGCTGGGCCGTTGATTGGTTACACGCAAATCTCGCGGGACGCGCAGGGTATCTTGATGGGACTCTTGGCGTCCGGTTTCATCATTGGCGTGGAACTGTTGGTGGAACGGATTCCGCTGGACGCGATTATCTCGGCGGTGATTGGGGCGGTGATCGGTTTGGTGGCCGCTCGTTTAAGTAATTGGGCTATTTTTCTTTTGGACAACGAACCGCTCTACGCCATCGCCCAAAAATACTCCCTCGTCACCCATTTCTTTTTGGCCGCGTTGGGGGTGATGATCGCCATTCAGAAACGATCCGAACTGGAACTCCTGGACCGGGACCTTATCGTTAAAGGCGGGAAAAAGAAATCGCTCACCACGTATCTTGTGGACACTTCGGTCCTGATTGACGGACGCATCGCGGATATTTGCGACACGAAATTTATTGCGGGCACCTTAGTGGTCCCCCGCTTTATCCTGCGAGAACTTCAAGCGGTGGCGGACTCCGGGGACGGTGCTAAACGGGCTCGGGGTCGACGGGGTTTGGACATCTTAGCGCGGCTTCAGGAAAATCCGGACATTCCGGTCCGGTTGTTTGACAAAGACTTTCCCGAGATCAAAGAGGTGGACTCTAAGTTGGTCGCCTTGGGTAAAGATTTGGGGGCCCGTGTGTTAACGACCGACTTCAACTTGAACAAAGTCGCGGCCCTTCAGGGCATCACGGTCCTTAATGTGAATGACCTGGCCAATGCCCTCAGGCCCGTCGTGTTGCCGGGGGAACCCATGACTCTTTTTGTTCTTAAAGAAGGCAAAGAGCGAGAACAAGGCGTGGCCTATCTGGACGACGGGACCATGGTGGTCGTTGAAGACGGGCGGCGGGCCATCGGTCAAAAAGTCAAAGTGACGGTGGCTTCTATTCTGCAGACATCCGCCGGTCGGCTGATCTTTGCGAAACTTCAAAAGGGGCCCATGGAGGTCTCTCCCTCCTCAGGTCCCGCGGAACAGGCGGCTCATCCGGACCTGTAA
- the radA gene encoding DNA repair protein RadA, whose translation MKARGHSLFVCKECGADTPKWAGQCPSCSQWNTLVEKKDASRSSLRGREAREPRRLTDFSSGVTPLTSLRAADVPRRPTGLGEFDRILGGGLVPGSLILLGGPPGIGKSTLMLQVADRLAGPQFPVLYVSGEESPEQVRGRSVRIGVENPSLLFASETDLGKILEAVRETKPRALVVDSVQTVHKSDLGGAPGSVAQIRECAAELLHLAKGEGLGVFLLGHVTKDGDLAGPRVLEHMVDSVLYFETERADVHRILRAIKNRFGPTNEIGVFEMTARGLMEVTNPSALFLGEREGLAPPGTAVLAALEGTRPLMVEIQALVVRTLFGMPRRQVSGVDYNRASLLIAVLDRRCGFHLDSQDVYVKSTGGMDVREPASDLAVCAAVASAVLDQSLPGKTIWLGEVGLGGELRSVSQVAERLSEAAKLGFTKAIVPTNALRGRSAPMGMDVREVSSLSEALRAGGLAPPGA comes from the coding sequence GCCGGCCAATGCCCCTCCTGTTCTCAGTGGAACACCTTAGTTGAAAAAAAAGACGCATCCCGTTCTTCCTTACGGGGTCGGGAGGCCCGGGAGCCGCGCCGGTTAACTGATTTTTCTTCGGGGGTGACGCCCTTAACGTCCCTCCGGGCCGCCGACGTTCCACGTCGTCCGACAGGCTTGGGGGAATTTGACCGAATTTTAGGTGGCGGGCTCGTTCCGGGATCCCTGATTTTGTTGGGGGGGCCCCCCGGCATTGGGAAATCGACTTTGATGCTCCAAGTGGCGGACCGGTTGGCGGGACCCCAGTTCCCCGTCCTCTATGTGTCAGGGGAAGAATCCCCGGAGCAAGTGCGTGGGCGCTCGGTTCGGATCGGGGTGGAAAACCCGTCCCTCCTGTTTGCTTCGGAGACCGATTTAGGGAAAATTCTGGAGGCGGTGCGGGAAACGAAACCACGAGCCCTTGTTGTGGATTCAGTCCAAACGGTTCATAAGTCGGATTTGGGTGGCGCTCCGGGGTCGGTGGCTCAGATCCGAGAATGCGCCGCGGAATTGTTGCATTTGGCCAAAGGAGAGGGGTTAGGGGTCTTCCTTTTGGGGCACGTGACGAAAGATGGCGATTTAGCGGGGCCACGGGTCTTAGAACACATGGTAGACTCTGTTCTCTATTTTGAAACAGAGCGGGCCGACGTTCACCGGATTTTACGGGCCATTAAGAACCGTTTTGGACCCACAAACGAAATCGGTGTATTTGAAATGACCGCTCGCGGATTAATGGAGGTTACGAACCCTTCCGCTCTTTTTTTAGGGGAGAGAGAAGGTTTAGCACCTCCAGGGACGGCTGTCCTCGCGGCTCTGGAGGGGACGCGTCCGCTGATGGTGGAAATTCAGGCGTTGGTGGTTCGGACATTGTTTGGCATGCCCCGTCGGCAGGTGTCGGGGGTGGATTACAACCGGGCTTCACTCCTGATCGCGGTGTTGGACCGTCGGTGTGGGTTTCACCTCGATTCCCAGGATGTCTATGTGAAATCAACGGGGGGGATGGATGTTCGGGAGCCCGCGTCTGATTTGGCGGTTTGCGCGGCGGTGGCGAGCGCGGTTTTGGATCAGTCCCTTCCAGGAAAAACGATTTGGTTGGGAGAAGTGGGATTGGGGGGTGAGTTGCGATCGGTATCCCAGGTGGCCGAACGATTGTCAGAGGCCGCGAAGTTGGGGTTCACGAAAGCCATTGTTCCCACGAACGCCTTGCGCGGTCGTTCCGCCCCCATGGGCATGGACGTTCGGGAGGTGTCAAGTTTGAGCGAAGCGCTGCGGGCCGGTGGTTTGGCGCCCCCCGGCGCCTGA